Proteins encoded together in one Anaerotignum propionicum DSM 1682 window:
- the fumC gene encoding class II fumarate hydratase: MEYRIEKDSMGEVKVPVGVYWGAQTQRSFENFKISTEKIPMEIIYAFAILKKAVAQANNRLGKLDDKKCVLIGQVCDEILAGKHDDQFPLAVWQTGSGTQSNMNVNEVIANRGNEIVGEKLLHPNDHVNMSQSSNDTFPTAMHIAAALETKKQLLPALERMIFELKRLEKENMGIVKTGRTHLQDATPISFSQEISGWRNMLEKTKAMIETSLSGVQELALGGTAVGTGLNAPKGFAEVAAEEVSNLTDTHFVTAENKFHALTAKDELVFAHGALKALAANLMKIANDVRWLSSGPRCGLGEILIPENEPGSSIMPGKVNPTQCEALTMVAVQVMANDTAVGICASQGNFELNVYMPVCIYNFLQSVRLLADGLESFRVHCVSGIQANKEKMHENLHRSLMLVTCLNPYIGYENAAKTAKKAYIENISLREACVELGFLTKEKFDEVFRPESMV; this comes from the coding sequence ATGGAATACCGTATTGAAAAAGACTCTATGGGTGAAGTAAAGGTTCCGGTGGGGGTGTACTGGGGTGCTCAAACCCAAAGGAGCTTTGAAAATTTTAAAATCAGCACCGAAAAAATCCCGATGGAAATTATCTATGCCTTTGCAATTCTGAAAAAAGCAGTTGCCCAAGCCAACAACCGTTTAGGTAAGCTGGATGATAAAAAATGTGTTTTGATTGGTCAGGTTTGTGATGAAATTCTGGCAGGGAAGCATGATGATCAATTTCCTTTGGCTGTGTGGCAAACAGGTAGTGGTACACAGTCTAATATGAATGTCAATGAAGTGATTGCCAATCGTGGGAATGAGATTGTCGGAGAAAAACTTTTGCATCCCAATGACCATGTGAATATGTCTCAAAGTTCAAATGATACATTTCCCACAGCCATGCATATTGCGGCAGCTTTGGAAACGAAAAAACAGCTTCTTCCTGCCTTAGAGCGGATGATTTTTGAGCTGAAACGCTTGGAAAAAGAAAATATGGGAATTGTAAAAACAGGGAGAACCCATTTGCAGGATGCCACACCCATTAGCTTTTCTCAAGAAATCAGCGGTTGGCGGAATATGCTGGAAAAAACAAAGGCGATGATTGAAACTAGCCTTTCAGGGGTGCAGGAGCTTGCATTAGGCGGCACAGCGGTAGGTACAGGATTGAATGCGCCAAAAGGTTTTGCGGAGGTTGCAGCAGAAGAAGTATCCAATTTGACAGATACACATTTTGTTACTGCAGAAAATAAATTTCATGCTTTAACTGCAAAGGATGAGTTGGTTTTTGCCCATGGGGCACTAAAGGCTTTGGCTGCAAATTTAATGAAAATTGCCAATGATGTGCGCTGGCTTTCTAGCGGCCCTCGTTGCGGTTTGGGAGAAATCCTTATTCCTGAAAACGAGCCGGGAAGTTCTATTATGCCTGGTAAGGTAAATCCAACTCAATGTGAGGCTCTTACTATGGTAGCAGTTCAGGTAATGGCCAATGATACAGCCGTTGGTATTTGTGCATCCCAAGGAAATTTTGAGCTGAATGTTTATATGCCTGTATGTATTTATAATTTTTTGCAGTCTGTTCGCCTTTTGGCAGATGGCTTGGAATCCTTCCGTGTCCATTGTGTTTCAGGCATTCAGGCGAATAAAGAAAAGATGCATGAAAATCTGCACCGCTCCCTGATGTTGGTTACTTGTTTAAACCCTTATATAGGATATGAAAATGCAGCAAAGACAGCGAAGAAAGCTTATATCGAAAATATCTCTTTAAGAGAGGCTTGTGTTGAACTAGGATTTTTAACAAAAGAAAAATTCGATGAGGTTTTCCGTCCTGAAAGCATGGTTTAA
- a CDS encoding S-layer homology domain-containing protein: MKRLVQNKKALSMALAAALAIAPVSAFAASNDIRGHWAERTITQWQDKGLIGGYQDGTFKPDKPATRAEFARIMNQALGLNHKGNVSFSDVSSRDWFYNDVAIAMGEQYTAGYPDGTFKPNEIITRAQAAVFIAKALGASGGSLASFKDASSIPAWAQGAVGGIVEKGYMSGYPDGTFRPNAVLTRAEAVSTLNRIMGVKPVEEETKKTEKDVVIDESGTKLKDQTIEGNLTISDKVGKGKVTLSNVEIKGDLIIQGGGENSVYLDNTVVEGKTVMDKKNVHLEVSGKTKLPNVEIKKACSMTTSNFSGEVKKISITSAISDKTTIGVSADKLYVEGKANLYITRDIAQVIVEKDAAGTELEISSNGKVSTLTADGKVALSGSGKISTLEANVDGITYTSAMTINKTETAKGVDKPSRTNESSSSSSSSSKTSVSAIGITGTAVVGAKLTATPTPAAATGTYQWQRCDTVNGTYTNITGATASTYTIATGDAGKYLRVVFSASGNYKGTQTSVATAAIGTAVVPSVKVTALAFTDTDTDAAQMGGTVTWTAPTNVSNVTGYVVYASTDGITKGAKLGEVGVGTNQLVIPANTTYAAHIIVVAKNITGEAVSANYASVAVTDVVADPAAGATSELAKVTDAVVTTVPNGTTNDKASIEAAMLVLANAAVDSANYTVTIASGSAYDAGTKAWTGKFVVTNKTTPANTKTDAANRNITVVIAADPAAGATSELAKVTDAVVTTVPNGTTNDKASIEAAMLVLANAAVDSANYTVTIASGSAYDAGTKAWTGKFVVTNKTTPANTKTDAANRNITVVIAA, encoded by the coding sequence GTGAAACGTTTAGTACAAAACAAAAAGGCTTTATCTATGGCGTTAGCTGCGGCTTTGGCGATTGCGCCAGTAAGCGCCTTCGCTGCTTCAAATGACATTCGTGGTCATTGGGCTGAGAGAACAATTACACAATGGCAGGATAAAGGTTTGATTGGTGGCTACCAAGATGGTACCTTTAAGCCCGATAAGCCAGCAACAAGAGCTGAATTTGCTCGCATTATGAACCAAGCATTGGGCTTGAATCATAAAGGAAATGTATCTTTTTCCGATGTTTCCAGCAGAGATTGGTTTTATAATGACGTAGCAATTGCAATGGGAGAACAGTATACTGCGGGTTATCCCGATGGTACTTTTAAACCCAATGAAATCATAACCAGAGCACAAGCAGCAGTTTTTATCGCAAAAGCCCTTGGTGCATCTGGAGGTTCACTGGCATCCTTTAAAGACGCATCCAGTATTCCTGCTTGGGCACAGGGTGCAGTAGGCGGAATTGTTGAAAAAGGTTATATGAGCGGCTATCCTGATGGAACATTCAGACCAAATGCTGTTTTAACCAGAGCAGAAGCTGTTTCTACCTTAAATAGAATTATGGGTGTAAAACCTGTAGAGGAAGAAACCAAGAAAACAGAAAAAGATGTTGTGATTGATGAAAGCGGAACAAAGCTGAAAGATCAAACAATTGAAGGAAATTTAACCATTTCCGACAAAGTTGGTAAAGGTAAGGTTACTTTAAGTAATGTTGAAATCAAAGGTGATTTGATTATTCAAGGTGGTGGGGAAAACTCCGTTTATTTAGACAACACAGTTGTTGAAGGTAAGACAGTTATGGACAAGAAGAATGTTCACCTCGAAGTTTCCGGAAAAACAAAGCTTCCAAATGTAGAAATTAAAAAAGCATGCAGCATGACTACCAGCAATTTCTCTGGAGAAGTGAAGAAAATTAGTATTACGTCGGCAATTTCTGATAAAACAACAATTGGTGTTTCAGCAGATAAGCTATATGTGGAAGGTAAAGCAAATCTTTATATTACCAGGGACATTGCTCAAGTAATTGTCGAGAAAGATGCAGCTGGAACAGAATTAGAGATAAGCAGTAACGGAAAAGTTTCGACTCTTACTGCAGATGGAAAAGTAGCGCTAAGTGGTAGTGGTAAAATTTCCACATTAGAGGCAAATGTTGATGGGATTACATATACCTCTGCTATGACAATTAATAAAACTGAAACAGCCAAGGGTGTAGACAAACCTAGTAGAACAAATGAATCCAGCAGTAGTTCTTCCTCTTCTAGCAAAACGAGTGTAAGTGCGATTGGGATCACTGGTACTGCTGTAGTTGGCGCAAAACTAACTGCAACACCAACACCAGCAGCAGCTACCGGCACATATCAGTGGCAAAGATGCGATACAGTAAACGGAACATACACAAATATTACTGGTGCGACAGCAAGCACATATACAATTGCTACTGGCGATGCAGGTAAGTATTTAAGAGTTGTTTTTTCAGCTTCAGGCAACTATAAGGGTACTCAAACCAGTGTAGCGACAGCAGCAATCGGTACAGCGGTAGTGCCGAGTGTAAAAGTAACAGCATTGGCATTTACAGATACAGACACCGATGCTGCTCAAATGGGCGGAACAGTAACATGGACAGCACCAACAAATGTTTCCAATGTAACAGGTTATGTAGTTTATGCATCAACAGATGGAATAACTAAGGGAGCTAAATTAGGCGAAGTAGGAGTAGGAACAAATCAATTAGTGATACCTGCAAATACAACATATGCAGCGCATATTATTGTTGTAGCAAAGAATATAACAGGCGAAGCAGTGTCAGCTAACTATGCAAGTGTTGCTGTAACCGATGTGGTGGCAGACCCAGCAGCAGGGGCAACATCAGAGCTTGCTAAGGTAACCGATGCAGTAGTAACAACAGTACCAAACGGAACAACGAATGATAAAGCTAGTATTGAAGCAGCAATGTTGGTATTAGCAAATGCAGCAGTTGATTCCGCAAACTACACGGTAACCATTGCATCAGGCTCAGCTTACGATGCAGGAACAAAAGCATGGACTGGTAAATTTGTAGTAACAAACAAAACAACACCAGCAAATACAAAGACAGATGCAGCCAATAGAAATATCACAGTAGTAATTGCAGCAGACCCAGCAGCAGGGGCAACATCAGAGCTTGCTAAGGTAACCGATGCAGTAGTAACAACAGTACCAAACGGAACAACGAATGATAAAGCAAGTATTGAAGCAGCAATGTTGGTATTAGCAAATGCAGCAGTTGATTCCGCAAACTACACGGTAACCATTGCATCAGGCTCAGCTTACGATGCAGGAACAAAAGCATGGACTGGTAAATTTGTAGTAACAAACAAAACAACACCAGCAAATACAAAGACAGATGCAGCCAATAGAAATATCACAGTAGTAATTGCAGCATAA
- a CDS encoding NAD(P)-dependent malic enzyme yields the protein MSIEEQALKLHYEMQGKIEVVSRKEITTREDLSLLYTPGVAEPCRVIEKNYEESFRLTRRSNLVAVVTDGTAVLGLGDIGPAAGMPVMEGKCVLFKEFGGVDAFPLCIDSKDVDTIVNTIYLISKSFGGINLEDISAPRCFEIERKLKEICDIPIFHDDQHGTAIVVAAAMINAMKVVGKKMGEMKIVINGAGAAGIAIGKLLIAMGFGNIVMCDINGIICEGDEGLNAGQEEISHISNIHKEKGDLADAMRGADAFVGVSRPKMVTGEMVASMNKGIVFAMANPIPEIMPDEALAAGAAVVGTGRSDFPNQINNVLIFPGIFKGALAVRAKEITEGMKQRAAYAIAAMIPDHELHEENIIPSALDKSVADAVAKAVADVAIEEGIARVKP from the coding sequence ATGAGCATCGAAGAACAAGCATTAAAACTGCATTATGAAATGCAAGGTAAAATAGAAGTGGTTTCCAGAAAAGAAATTACAACCAGGGAGGATTTATCCTTGCTTTATACCCCCGGCGTTGCGGAGCCTTGTCGGGTGATTGAGAAAAACTATGAGGAGTCCTTTCGGCTGACACGCCGTTCCAATTTGGTTGCTGTGGTGACAGACGGCACGGCAGTTCTTGGATTAGGGGACATTGGCCCTGCGGCGGGAATGCCCGTTATGGAAGGGAAATGCGTGCTATTTAAGGAGTTTGGCGGTGTGGATGCCTTTCCTCTTTGCATTGATTCCAAAGATGTGGATACCATCGTGAACACCATTTATTTGATTTCCAAAAGCTTTGGTGGCATTAATTTAGAAGATATTTCTGCGCCTCGTTGCTTTGAAATCGAACGGAAGCTCAAAGAAATTTGCGATATCCCCATATTTCATGATGACCAGCATGGAACGGCCATTGTGGTTGCGGCGGCTATGATAAACGCCATGAAAGTGGTTGGCAAAAAAATGGGTGAAATGAAAATTGTCATCAATGGTGCGGGGGCGGCTGGCATTGCCATCGGGAAGCTTCTCATTGCCATGGGTTTTGGCAATATTGTGATGTGTGATATTAACGGCATCATTTGTGAGGGTGATGAAGGCTTAAATGCTGGGCAGGAGGAAATCTCTCATATTAGCAACATCCACAAGGAAAAGGGGGATTTAGCCGATGCTATGAGAGGTGCAGATGCTTTTGTTGGTGTTTCCCGTCCCAAAATGGTAACCGGGGAAATGGTGGCGTCCATGAACAAGGGTATTGTTTTCGCCATGGCAAATCCTATCCCCGAGATTATGCCTGATGAGGCATTGGCGGCAGGTGCGGCTGTGGTTGGTACAGGCCGTTCTGATTTTCCGAATCAGATTAATAACGTGTTGATTTTCCCTGGGATTTTCAAGGGAGCTTTAGCGGTTCGTGCTAAGGAGATTACAGAGGGGATGAAGCAAAGAGCGGCATATGCCATTGCTGCTATGATTCCTGATCATGAGTTGCATGAAGAAAATATTATTCCATCTGCTTTAGATAAGTCTGTAGCGGATGCAGTGGCAAAAGCTGTAGCCGATGTGGCAATCGAAGAGGGCATTGCTCGTGTGAAGCCATAA
- a CDS encoding YaiI/YqxD family protein has translation MKVLVDADACPVKEIIVEIATKNNVEVYMVTDASHILFYPETNVHVVTVDQGADSADLAIANRTEKGDICVTADYGLATLILGKKATAIHPNGFFYTAENIERMLFERHLSREMRRQKKGKSGHIHKRTKEDDMTFLSVFEKAFTSK, from the coding sequence ATGAAAGTTCTTGTCGATGCAGATGCCTGCCCAGTGAAAGAAATTATCGTTGAAATAGCAACGAAAAATAATGTAGAGGTTTATATGGTTACCGATGCCTCTCATATTTTATTTTACCCTGAAACCAACGTACATGTTGTTACTGTTGACCAAGGGGCGGATAGTGCTGATTTAGCCATTGCCAACCGTACAGAAAAAGGCGATATTTGTGTCACTGCCGATTATGGCCTTGCTACTTTGATTTTAGGAAAAAAAGCTACTGCAATCCATCCAAATGGCTTTTTTTATACCGCTGAAAATATTGAGCGTATGCTTTTTGAGCGTCACCTTTCCCGAGAAATGCGGCGGCAAAAAAAGGGGAAAAGTGGGCACATTCATAAACGGACAAAAGAAGATGATATGACCTTTCTTTCGGTTTTTGAGAAAGCATTCACGTCAAAATAG
- a CDS encoding lactate utilization protein — MSTPIEMRTEILGKTVVSKLEGRHFEAYYCPTAKEALEKAVSLVPEKSSVSWGGSMTIRNMGLTKAFHNGDFEVIDRDLAKSPEETANLHRQGLLADYFITSTNALSQDGILVNIDGTGNRIAAMSFGPKNVIIICGINKVAPNLDAAVSRARNVAAPTNAFRFMGKTPCVTTGSCHNCTSTDSICSQVLITRLCRPAKRIKVIVVGEEMGY; from the coding sequence ATGAGTACACCGATTGAAATGAGAACTGAAATATTAGGCAAAACTGTAGTTTCAAAATTAGAAGGCAGACATTTTGAGGCTTACTACTGTCCTACTGCAAAAGAAGCTTTGGAAAAAGCAGTATCATTGGTACCTGAAAAAAGCTCTGTTTCTTGGGGAGGCTCCATGACCATCCGTAACATGGGTCTTACAAAGGCTTTCCATAATGGAGATTTTGAAGTTATCGATAGAGATTTGGCAAAATCCCCTGAGGAAACTGCAAATTTACATCGTCAAGGACTTTTGGCTGATTATTTTATTACCAGCACCAACGCACTATCCCAAGATGGTATTTTGGTAAACATCGATGGTACAGGAAACCGCATTGCTGCCATGTCTTTTGGTCCAAAAAATGTTATCATCATTTGCGGTATCAATAAAGTGGCTCCTAATCTTGATGCGGCAGTTTCCCGAGCAAGAAACGTTGCGGCACCAACCAATGCCTTTCGTTTTATGGGAAAAACCCCTTGCGTTACCACAGGAAGCTGCCATAATTGCACCTCCACAGATTCTATCTGCAGCCAAGTTCTGATTACAAGATTATGCAGACCCGCAAAAAGAATTAAGGTTATTGTGGTTGGAGAAGAAATGGGATATTGA
- a CDS encoding TrmH family RNA methyltransferase has protein sequence MAIKIESHQNKIFKRVKGLNLRKNRDKEGVFVAEGLRFISEIPLDWPVELFLMTEAFAEENGVELFENRAATYILSEELFSLLSDTENPQGVLAVCKKQKEDREKIWLKEDSFFLLAEELNDPGNLGTVIRTADASGVDGIFLSKGSVDVYNPKVLRATMGSIFHVPVFQNIALDDISSELKNRGISLYAAHLKGECLPYHLSLQKSCAFLIGNEARGLSQDAANLCDQWVKIPMPGQAESLNASIAAGILLYEVVRQRLR, from the coding sequence ATGGCGATAAAAATAGAGAGCCATCAAAATAAAATATTCAAGCGGGTAAAAGGTCTGAATCTAAGAAAGAATCGTGATAAAGAAGGGGTATTCGTTGCCGAAGGGCTTCGTTTTATTTCTGAAATTCCTCTGGATTGGCCAGTGGAACTGTTCCTGATGACAGAGGCATTTGCAGAAGAAAACGGGGTAGAGCTTTTTGAAAATAGAGCAGCAACCTATATCCTTTCTGAGGAACTGTTTTCCCTATTATCAGATACAGAAAATCCCCAAGGGGTATTGGCTGTCTGCAAAAAACAGAAAGAAGACAGGGAAAAAATCTGGTTAAAAGAAGACTCCTTTTTTCTTTTGGCGGAAGAACTCAATGATCCGGGCAACCTTGGTACTGTAATACGCACAGCAGACGCAAGCGGTGTAGACGGCATTTTTCTTTCAAAAGGTAGTGTGGATGTATACAATCCAAAGGTTTTACGGGCAACAATGGGTTCCATATTTCATGTACCTGTGTTCCAAAATATTGCATTAGATGATATTTCGTCAGAATTGAAAAATAGAGGGATTTCACTATATGCTGCTCATTTAAAGGGCGAATGCCTCCCCTATCATTTATCGTTGCAAAAAAGTTGTGCATTTTTAATTGGAAATGAAGCAAGAGGTCTTTCCCAAGATGCAGCAAATCTTTGTGATCAATGGGTAAAAATACCCATGCCGGGGCAGGCAGAGTCCTTAAATGCTTCAATTGCTGCAGGGATTTTGCTGTATGAAGTAGTGCGTCAGCGGTTGAGATAG
- a CDS encoding DUF3892 domain-containing protein, producing MNQTLEKNELSEALAKNTLDDIPTPKPNAKKITGLIKQSGKIKGYRLSDDTMIDKNEAIEMARQGEIAGVGIAHRKDTEYLKSIPDGTEDNNLSNLPTVSAEEMSNE from the coding sequence ATGAATCAGACCCTTGAGAAAAATGAGTTATCAGAAGCATTGGCAAAAAACACACTAGATGATATTCCTACTCCAAAACCAAATGCCAAAAAAATTACAGGCCTAATAAAGCAAAGTGGAAAAATTAAAGGCTATCGTCTATCTGATGACACAATGATTGATAAGAATGAAGCAATAGAAATGGCCAGACAAGGAGAAATAGCCGGAGTTGGCATTGCTCATCGAAAGGATACGGAATACTTAAAATCTATCCCCGATGGAACTGAAGACAATAACTTGTCTAATCTGCCAACAGTATCCGCAGAAGAAATGAGTAATGAGTAA